CCAGGTACTCTCCAACGTTGAAAGCCTCACCGGAGCCATTGAACAGCATGTAGCCACCAACAACTAGCGCGGCCGTCAGCGAGAGGTAGGATGCGGACGCAGACATTGGAATAAGAGCGGTGCCAAAAGTTGTTGTGCTGTATGGCGGAAATTTGAAGCGTAGAAAAAAGACTCGATCGTCCGGTCGATCGGCGCTGCTCGAAAAATTCAATCCCACATGATAAgtaatattttttgtagATTCGTCAATTCGTTATTAGATTTTGTTCATGACTCTTCCTGCCGAATTCCATGAGCCTGTCAGGCTGGCTTTTATAGGAGGCACAGGCCTTTACCATTTGGAGACTTTGACGCCAGTTGCCAAACTGACCATCTCGACTCCATGGGGCTTCCCTTCCTCTCCCATCACCATCTCTAAGACCAAAGATGGGTTTCCAATTGCGTTTTTGGCAAGACACGGCCCTCACCACGACCTGTTGCCTTCTGATGTTCCCAACAGAGCCAATATTGCCGCCTTGAAAAAACTCGGTGTCAATACAATTGTGGCTTTCAGTGCTGTCGGATCTCTTCAGCAACACATTAAACCTCGCGATTTTGTTATCCCGAACCAAGTTATCGATAGAACCAAAGGAATTCGTCCTTCTACCTTCTTTGAGCGCGGATTTGTTGCTCATGCGATGTTTGGAGAACCTTTTGATCCAATACTTAATAAGGTTATTTCCGAATCCTGTCAAGAAGTTCTGGAGGGCGAAGATGTGAAATTGCACACCAAGGAAACTGAAAAAGATGACCTGACATTAATCTGTATGGAAGGTCCAGCATTCTCAACGAGAGCCGAGTCCAAACTCTACAAGAGCTGGGGAGGATCTGTGATTAACATGTCCTGTATTCCTGAGTCGAAGCTTGCTAGAGAAGCCGAGATCGCTTATCAAATGATCTGTATGTCAACCGACTACGATGCTTGGAACGACAATGAAGAGCCTGTCACTGTAGAGACGGTTGTGGGAAACCTATCTGCCAACA
This window of the Ogataea parapolymorpha DL-1 chromosome VII, whole genome shotgun sequence genome carries:
- a CDS encoding S-methyl-5'-thioadenosine phosphorylase, whose amino-acid sequence is MTLPAEFHEPVRLAFIGGTGLYHLETLTPVAKLTISTPWGFPSSPITISKTKDGFPIAFLARHGPHHDLLPSDVPNRANIAALKKLGVNTIVAFSAVGSLQQHIKPRDFVIPNQVIDRTKGIRPSTFFERGFVAHAMFGEPFDPILNKVISESCQEVLEGEDVKLHTKETEKDDLTLICMEGPAFSTRAESKLYKSWGGSVINMSCIPESKLAREAEIAYQMICMSTDYDAWNDNEEPVTVETVVGNLSANSANAHRVAEKLVEVLEPKIKSGEIGLNYQHSMKFSVSTKKDGQDKRLLEKMHYLFPGYWPLH